Below is a genomic region from Kryptolebias marmoratus isolate JLee-2015 linkage group LG12, ASM164957v2, whole genome shotgun sequence.
CGTCCGCCGGTGATGCTGCGGCTGACAGATGCAGAGATTTACCTGCAAAtcatttaaagaataataaataaagttcttttACATGAACAGTTTGAAGTTATTTCAGTAGTTTTGGCCATTTTCTAAGTGGCAGCATCTCATATTTGAGTGCAGAAGGTGGAGAAACGAAGTCTTTGAGACTTTATAACACAATAcctgagcaaaaacattttaaaaactgaagtctgaGTGCAAAAAAAACGTGTTTCTACCATCATAGGTTCTGAAACTCTACAAGGGAGCAGTGGTTTTAAGCTCGCAAACAATGCACGAAAAGCTTAAACGATTAAAACTTGGCCTGACGTCACAAGGCTGAACAACCCAGTGTGTAAACGTTTCTCGTCAATGAAAGCTGATAACACTGCTCCGCGGCCCAGGCCTCCTAAACGACGCGCTGCTAAGCTGAGGAATTAACCCTCACCCGTCCTCTCCGTCCAGCGTCAGGGaaggacaaacagacagaaacaacaaaaaaaacagtctagTCCATCCAAGTGATGCCGTGCTTCACGCAGCACCTTAAATATGTACATGTGGTATAAAAAGAGAGGCGTGAAGGAGTCGGAGCGCTGCGGCGTGATGCGAGCGAGTCAGAGGATGGATGTGCTGCATAGGTAGCAACAGTGACATCTGAGAGCTTCTGGTATCGTTTAGATTCTCCACAACTATGTCAACTAAAGCTCAACTCAGCCGTCTGTCAAACCTCAGCAGCAACCTGTGGTTCTCAAACGATTCAggctcctccccccctcctcttcctcccctcaaTCAATCAAGACCCATGGTCATTAAGACACAAATGTTAAAGAAGTCAAACTAGTGTCAACAAACTTTTCCTCCATTAAAAAGTGAACTCTTCTCGTCCAGCGCTGCCAACTCTTCAGTAACGAAAGCTGCTATTGGTCGTCTTAAAAGTCACTAAATGACGGACGGATTTTGAAAAGCGTCTGAATACTCGCTAAACGTAGCGACGAAGAAGCTAACTTGGCGGCTCAGGACTGAGAGTGGGCGTGGCTTCACGCTCTACGGTGCTGTCaatcaaaaaaacaagacagaatcTAAACCTTAGCTCTGACTGCCTATAAACATAGGAATCATTGTGGCCCCACCCCCCACCTGGTGATGACATCACGTCCCTCTGAGGGGTTGCgccccacagtttgagaaccactgctgAACCATTACCTCTGACTTAGTAGTGTATCATACTCAGTTCATTAGtttactgtttaaatgtttccactctatgtgtgtgtgtgtgtgtgtgtgtgtgtgtgcgtgtgcgtgtgagTCCAGTATCTGTGTGCGTAACTTGACGTACTTCTGTCTGCAAAGTTTCAGGACGGATGAAGATTCAGTTCTGAGTCTGAGAGCATGAGGTGAACACATGCAGAGTCCCCCAGCCCCCTCCCCCACACAGACGTCCTTCGTTTCGCGGGGTGGGGGCTGTAGTGGGGGTCAGTCGGAGGGACAGTTGTAGCTGTTGATCCACAGGAGGTCGTCCAGGACCCCCCAGTGCAGGTAGAGGATGGAGCCCACCACCAGGACGTGCATGATCTGGTGGCTGTTGCACCAGTAGTCGAAGAGGCCCGGCCGGAAGCGCTCCGGGATGCGCGTGATGTTGATGACCCCGCCCAGCACGGCCAACGCGTCCATCATGAGAAAGTGCCGGAGGGAGGTGGGGCTGCCGCTGCCCACGCCCACCCAGCGGAGCAGGAAGAAGGAGAAGCGGAACAGCGCCTGCCAGGCGAAGGAGCGCAGCCGCCGCACGCTGCTGCGAGCCGTGACGGCGCAGTAGACGGCGTGGGTGGAGAGCAGGATGTAGACCAGCAGGGACACGGTGCGGACCAGGGGGTAGCAGAAGAGCGTGATGTAGACGATGGGCAGCGCCCCTGAGAACGGAGAACAGACGGAGGAACATCAGAACATCAGAGCACAGAactcagccaatcacagctcaGACTTTTCAATGCCCCGCCGAAACGTGAAGACAGACTTCTACCCGTCTGGAACCAAAATATGTCACAAactaaacagactttaatgaaataaactttgtgctgttttaacctttcagaatgtaatatgacttttatagtttttgaaataaataactttatttagatAAATTCTCCCAGAGAAATACGTTGAGATCTCCTCAAAAGCTTTTAACTAAGCTTTGCTACTTCAGTgtttatgctacatttagcttgtagctacttttttttactaattttagcttttagctgctactTTCTTGCTGGTAGCAGCAAGTGACGCGTTCAGCAGTTGGATCAGTGCTCCTGCAGAACCCCTGACTCAGAACTCTGCGCTGTGACGGATCAATGCCGCTCCACCTCCACGCTAAGTTACCGCCAGTCGATGAGGGAACATTAAAGCAGCGCTGCGGGCGGGCCCGGAGCGGGTCGGGCCCCGAGGGCTCGCCCGGAGCGGGTCGGGCCCTGGCGGCTCACCCAGCGTGTTGATCATGCAGATCCCGCAGACGTCCAGCTTCAGCAGGGTGTGGTAGACCGGCTCCCCGCCCTCGTGGTTCATGAAGAGGTGGTAGAGCACAGAGCCCAGCTGGGGCGACAGGCAGGCCAGGAAGTGCACCACGCCCAGCCAGGTGACGCTGATCTGAGACCAGGGGATGTTGAGCGGCAGCAGCACCAGGAAGCAGAGCAGCGGGATGCCTGGAGGACGGGGAGACAAAGGAGTTCACTGAATGAGGCTCAGATCTTTCATACGAGCTGCTTCCTAAAACCACGCGCTCAGAAGGAACAGCATCTCTGACAGAAGCAAATTAAGGCACCGTGTTCCGAGTGATGGATTATCTGGACCGGGACTCTGGGAACCGACGGACGCCGTTACAGAGAGAGTCGTCCAAATCTGCTGAGCGTGtgcagacagcagcaggaagagcagGGAACcccacacacctacacacacacacacacacacgtgcacagaCTCTCTGCTCGATAACAACATGCTCGCTGCCACACGGCACAACTCCAagctttaaatctgatttttctctGAACGATGAGtcagcatttctttttcctcctcacagCTTCTCTCAGGCGtcgtttcagctgcttcagccaTTCAGGTAGCAAAACATTCGGCTCGTTCAGCACGTTACGGCTGAGACCTTTGGCTTTTCTGACTTTGatacttttataaatattttactttatttgcattttttcccctaatagaaaaacatgcagattttaagttttagctgTTATCCTGGTTGTAGTTTTTAGCtaaggttctgtttgttttagcttttagctactgtttcggtcatttttgctttcaaatactgtttttgttagttttagctgtctgatcctgttttgttcatttatctttaaccaaatgttttgctagttttattttctttctactgttttgttaaatttaatttagctatttatgtttttagcttttagttattttgctggttttaacttttagccagACTTCtggtgcttttagcttctgttttgctcattttctccaTAGTTCTGTTCGTTTTTACTTCaccagctcagttttagcttctttgcCGACCTTCGGCTCTCAGCATTCAGATGGTTTTTTTGACAGGAAGTCCTCGTTTTTTGGcaggaagttgttgttttttgacaggAAGTTGTTGTTTGGCGTCATCTGACCCACAGTCTGTGCTCCTCCGGCAGGTCAGACATTTATTACCAACAACTGAATCTATTTTTGGAGCCTTTTCTCCGCCCCTCCCCCCACCTCGGGTGAACTCGGGCGTGGACAGAAGCGGAGACGAGCTCCTGCGTGAAACGTTTGAGGCCTGAGCCGCCGGCGGGACGTTTGGGCTTCAGACGCAGAACCGTCCCGGTCGGGAAACTTGGCTCAAACGTTTCGTCGAGGAACAAACAAAGAGTTTcagagaacaacaaaacagctcaGTGACAGGAGCatagaatgcatatcgcccgccgctgagATCACCTGTTTGTTTCGGTCACAGTTTacgttgaggatgactctcagctacgaccacctGTAGTTTTAGATCAAATACACATCCAATAATCTCATTACATTTAGCCCAGCGACACAAACACACGTCTTTtgaagagagaagaagaaaaagaagcgaCGCTGAATTGTTGGCAactaaatcaaacaataaaaacaacaaacagctgcagagatGAACACATTATTGAAATTCATTTTGgctcaaaataaattaacataaaacataaatgtgacGTTTAGATCCTGATGAAGAAACAAGACCAGGATGTTTAAATATCTGAGGTTTAGATAAAACTTTAATCTAAAggtgttttattaattaataattaattcatTAAGCTTTTTCCTCACAAATGTCTTAGATCAAAATACACAAGTTATTAAAGTTATTATTACTCTTATTATAAAGTTATTATTACTGCTATTACTACTAGTATTATTAAAGTTATTGTTATAGTTACTATTTAAGCCATTATTAGTGTTATTACTGCAGTTAtaactaaagttaatattaaaggtattaatatttttaagttaataaaagcagctgaaggttttcATCTCTGAATGGTTAAACAGAGTTTTAGAAGTAGATTAAATACAGAAAGTCTTCAGAATGAACTGAAAGTTTctgcagtaaataaataaatgactaatttatttatattatatacaGATAAAGGTAAACATGAAATACCAGGAAcaggtggaaaataaaataaaaagataaaatgtttctcTGAATAAACTGCAGCCTGAAGAAGAATGATCCAAATAATGAGATAATAAATCTCCTAAAGGTGTTTCCTTCAACTTAATAAGAAAATGAGAAACTTTACatctttgtaaatgttttctttaagttttgaaTTCAGTAAATCTGATGCAAAACGGCAGACtgggccgggccgggccgggtcGACCAATCAACTCAGTTCTTCttttacacaaaatacaaaataataaaataacaaataattctGTAAACCAAGGTCCACGGCTgtaattaaaaccttttattagTCAGAGGATCCTGTACTGATCAGTTATTAATACTTAAACTATTTTGGGGAgtttttaaaggtatttaaGCACAATTAGTAGAACATTATTAAAGCTTAACGGAGTCAAATCTGTGCATTAATCCCTGAACAAGGAGGACGTGTTTATGAGAACTTCACTTTTTCTGATCAGTTTGAGGCAAACCGAACTCAGATTTCCACACAGAACTGGCTGGTTTGGGTCGCCGTttgagcagaagaagacaagggagtaaataaaaaagaaataaaaatctaccAAACGGCTGCAGCAGAGAAAGCATCTGTTACAGAATGAGTTAAATacgcaaaaataaaacagccagagacgtaaaaaaatcataaaaatccaCTTTGAAACAGGATAGAGCTTAGATCtgataaataaatgtcacttaAATCAGTTCTATCAGTTACAGCTGCTAAACTGGGCTGATTAAattagttaaattaaaaacatttaagttgTGTATTCTTGTAAAATCTGTTGcagtgtgttgaggatgactctcagctactaccagctaaactttagctaaatatctgctaacctgactgagttggagccatgtTTGGTCCAgtggttggtgagatattttgctaacagaccaggGTAAAGTTTCAGctaagtgtgtgttggggatcaggctcagctactacaacaccaaggttagctgtggcggccatcttggatcaggttggctccaaagctTCATCAGCTGCAGGGGAACATCCGGCGTTTCCCTCCTGGTATTTCagtgagatattttcctaacaggaCGGGAGCACGTGCAGAAACGCTGTCGCCCTCTCACCTCTCAGTGGCGGGCGACAGGCATCCCCAGGAGCGCTGTTACTCACCGTGAGTGTAGATGTTGCCCAGCTCGTTGTGCAGGTAGAAGAGGCTCCGGATGCAGTCGTGCACGGAGGAGCTGGGCCGGTACCCGGTCAGGACGTACTTATTGAACTGCAGGTGCGGGGGGGTTCTGGCCCAGTCCAGCAGCCTGGGTCCGTTCAGAAACGCCATGGCGAACAGGACCGTGAGGAGGACCCCGCCGAGCAGGTAGAACACGGACTGCACGCCGACGTACACGTTCAGGAGGAGGATGGTGACTAGAACCTTATGGGAGAGCATGTTGGTTCCGAACACCCGGTACCGGTGCGAGTGTCATCCGCAGGGATGGACGCGGACGCGGCCGGCCGGATCCATGGCACGCGCTGCTCGGGACGCTCATCTGGGAGATGCCGGCTCGGCGCCCCGGGGCGGCGGGAACGGGACGCTTGGTGCCATGTCCGCTGAAAGTCACTGGGATTCAAGGCTCCTCCGGTCCGGGGAGGCGACCCGGACGGCGGGGATGCTGCTGCGAAAAGCCACtccggagaggaggaggaggaggaggaagaggag
It encodes:
- the paqr4a gene encoding progestin and adipoQ receptor family member 4a; protein product: MLSHKVLVTILLLNVYVGVQSVFYLLGGVLLTVLFAMAFLNGPRLLDWARTPPHLQFNKYVLTGYRPSSSVHDCIRSLFYLHNELGNIYTHGIPLLCFLVLLPLNIPWSQISVTWLGVVHFLACLSPQLGSVLYHLFMNHEGGEPVYHTLLKLDVCGICMINTLGALPIVYITLFCYPLVRTVSLLVYILLSTHAVYCAVTARSSVRRLRSFAWQALFRFSFFLLRWVGVGSGSPTSLRHFLMMDALAVLGGVINITRIPERFRPGLFDYWCNSHQIMHVLVVGSILYLHWGVLDDLLWINSYNCPSD